In Oscarella lobularis chromosome 18, ooOscLobu1.1, whole genome shotgun sequence, the following proteins share a genomic window:
- the LOC136197693 gene encoding nicotinate phosphoribosyltransferase-like, producing MAYAYWTNWKHCDRAVFDLFFRKNPFGGEFTLFAGLEECLKFIKHFHFTDSDIEYLRSVMPSDTKEEFFGYLKSLTCKDVVVYAIAEGTVVFPRVPIMRVEGPLPVVQLLETTFLSLINYASLVATNAARYRMAAGNNAKLIEFGLRRAQGPDGGISGSRYTFMGGFDATSNVLAGQLFGIPVSGTHGHAFVNSFCSLDDVKSGVLCPKDDKTNPVKILDICLTYRAKVAKIVRAPESEMNDSELAAFTSYAISFPNDFLALIDTYSVVSSGLPNFVAVALALNHLGYKAKGVRIDSGDLAYLSIRTHHVFKQMAKEFNVPWFSDMVIVASNNISEETLISLNQQDHNITTFGIGTNLVTCYSQPALGCVFKLVKINSSPCIKLSQDVEKVTMPGRKDAYRLFSRDGCPLVDLLQMDTEAIPKTDEKILCQHPFQASKRVYVKPARVEPLYKLYWENNQLCQPLPSLREIRDYARESLKSLRQDHKRALNPTPYKVSVSESLYTYIHTMWNKNAPIGELS from the exons ATGGCCTACGCTTATTGGACAAATTGGAAACACTGCGATCGAGCCGTTTTCGATTTATTCTTTCGCAAAAATCCATTCGGAGGCGAATTCACGCTTTTCGCCGGACTCGAAGAATGCTTGAAATTCATCAAGCACTTTCACTTCACCGATTCCG ATATCGAGTATTTGAGAAGCGTCATGCCAAGCGATACGAAAGAGGAATTTTTCGGCTATCTCAAATCGCTCACGtgcaaagacgtcgtcgtgtaCGCAATCGCCGAGGGAaccgtcgtttttcctcgCGTTCCCATCATGAGAGTCGAAGGCCCTTTGCCCG TTGTTCAACTTTTGGAAACGACTTTTTTATCGCTTATTAATTACGCcag CTTGGTTGCTACGAATGCGGCTCGATATCGAATGGCGGCCGGAAATAACgcaaaattaattgaatttggaTTGAGACGAGCTCAGGGCCCGGATGGGGGAATTTCCGGTTCGCGATACACTTTTATGGGAG GTTTTGATGCGACGTCCAATGTTCTCGCTGGACAACTGTTTGGAATTCCCGTATCAGGGACACATGGTCACGCGTTTGTGAACTCGTTTTGCAgtctcgatgacgtcaaatctgGAGTGCTTTGTCCGAAAGACGACAAAACGAATCCGGTGAAAATTTTAGATATTTGTCTTACATATCGAGCGAAAGTGGCGAAAATCGTCCGTGCACCTGAAAGCGAAATGAATGACAGCGAATTAGCTGCGTTCACTTCATACGCTATATCATTTCCCAATGATTTTCTCGCGCTAATCGATACATATTCCGTCGTCag CTCTGGACTTCCGAATTTTGTAGCGGTTGCATTAGCGTTGAATCATCTTGGTTATAAAGCAAAAGGAGTTCGAATAGACTCGGGCGATTTAGCCTATTTATCTATTAGAACACATCACGTGTTTAAACAAATGGCAAAGGA aTTTAACGTTCCTTGGTTCTCGGATATGGTCATTGTAGCGAGTAACAACATAAGTGAAGAGACACTCATATCTCTTAATCAACAA GATCATAATATTACAACGTTTGGCATTGGAACGAACCTTGTCACGTGTTATTCTCAACCGGCATTGGGCTGCGTTTTCAAG CTTGTTAAAATCAATTCCAGTCCATGCATCAAATTGAGtcaagacgtcgaaaaggtTACAATGCCCGGACGAAAAGATGCCTATAGACTATTTAGCCGTGACg GTTGCCCTCTGGTCGACTTGCTACAAATGGACACAGAAGCGATACCAAAAaccgacgaaaaaattctctgTCAACATCCATttcaa gcttcgaaacgagttTACGTGAAGCCGGCTCGCGTCGAGCCTCTTTATAAATTATATTGGGAAAATAATCAGTTATGTCAACCGTTGCCTAGCCTACGAGAAATTCGAGATTACGCTCGCGAATCTCTAAAGAGTCTAAGACAGGACCacaaacgcgcgctaaatcCAACGCCATATAAG gtttcTGTTAGCGAGTCTCTCTACACTTATATTCACACTATGTGGAATAAGAATGCTCCCATAGGAGAACTCTCATAG
- the LOC136197713 gene encoding large ribosomal subunit protein uL10-like produces MVKEDKATWKANYFIRIQQLFDEYPKIFIVGADNVGSKQMQQIRISLRGIAVILMGKNTMIRRAIRAHMKANPDLEKLLPEIRGNVGFVFTKCDLKEIREKILENKVAAPAKAGAIAPVDVFVPKGNTGMGPEKTSFFQALSIATKISRGTIEIINDVHLIKKGSKVGASDASLLQMLKMMPFFYGLKIFSVFDSGSLFSPEVLDITDDDIVKRFMSGVTQIASVSLAIGYPTAASVPHSVINGFKKLLAVAAVTEITFKEAESAKAFLADPSAFQVAAPVATETDAKEEAKEEAKEEEEDESDEDMGFGLFD; encoded by the exons ATGGTCAAGGAAGACAAAGCGACGTGGAAGGCGAACTATTTTATACGCATTCAA cAATTGTTCGACGAGTATCCGAAGATCTTCATCGTCGGAGCCGATAACGTCGGATCGAAGCAGATGCAACAAATACGCATATCTCTACGAGGAATCGcag TGATCCTAATGGGCAAAAACACGATGATTCGACGCGCTATTCGCGCTCACATGAAAGCGAATCCCGACTTAGAAAA gTTATTGCCCGAAATCCGAGGCAATGTCGGTTTCGTTTTCACCAAATGCGATTTGAAAGAgattagagagaaaattctCGAAAACAAA gttgCTGCTCCAGCCAAGGCTGGAGCCATTGCTCCAGTGGACGTCTTTGTTCCTAAAGGAAACACAGGCATGGGACCTGAGAAAACGTCCTTTTTCCAAGCTCTTTCCATTGCTACAAAGATCTCGAGAGGAACCATTGAAATCATA aaTGACGTCCATTTGATCAAGAAAGGTTCCAAAGTGGGCGCGTCCGACGCATCTCTTCTACAAATGTTGAAAATGATGCCATTTTTCTACGGCCTCAAAATCTTCAGCGTTTTCGACTCCGGCTCCCTTTTCTCCCCCGAAGTCCTTGATatcaccgacgacgacatcgtcaaACGTTTCATGTCCGGTGTCACTCAAATTGCGAGCGTTTCCTTGGCGATCGGCTATcccaccgccgcctccgttCCCCACTCCGTCATCAACGGATTCAAG aaattatTGGCTGTTGCTGCGGTGACGGAAATCACGTTCAAAGAAGCGGAATcg gcGAAAGCGTTTTTGGCTGATCCGTCGGCGTTTCAAGTTGCCGCCCCCGTTGCCACGGAAACGGATGCCAAAGAGGAAgccaaagaagaagcgaaggaagaagaggaagacgaatcCGATGAGGACATGGGTTTTGGGCTTTTTGATTAG
- the LOC136198002 gene encoding vacuolar protein sorting-associated protein 11 homolog yields MALVKWRNYGFFDKELVKNPNDDAASDVLKDINVTVCASGRGQMIFGDSDGLVYLLHRDLSVTSYRAYQCRVSHLVQLKQQNVIVSIGEDDERGHIVKIWNVEKSTKAGDPLLSRQIPLSSDTRPAKPSVIAAYEGDHHSHLAIGFLDGHVILFKDILKENRFFRGTQSQQLHQDKEIVSGVAFHSLKGGQVVLYVATSSGVYSYYISRGRRNVLDEIGCDIGHCVLSDESSNCQFVIGRNEAVHFYDVEDKGPCFGLEGGKSILHWFKSFLIIVYLDTRQRGPSGKTVHQLTIYDIRNKYVAYSAPFPDVQAVLSEWGALYVISGQDRKLFRLEEKSVNNKLEILFKKNQYEMAINLARNQRYDVDGLVDIFRQYGDHLYTKGDHDGAIKQYVKTIEHLEPSYVIRRFLDAQRIHNLTTYLEALHEKSLATTDHTTLLLNCYTKLKNVDKMDGFIKTDKGFSFDVETAIKVCRQAGDQYYDYALFLAEKNSQHDWYMRIEIEDVRNYERALAYIARLGFTDAEVNLKKYGKALVNERPGETTTLLKRLCTGAWQRFPVDRVLKAKPEEFIHIYVQKKEKLMEFLEHMIRAEPDSSPLVYNTLLELYLHREKTGKPEAPKERERRAERALELLKSPNATFNIQQALILAQMHDFRAGILHLYEKARLYRQILQYHMEQDEYQNVIATCQQHGTKEPNLWILALSYFARKEEDCKDYIADVLAHIEKRGLLPPLMVVQTLAHNSTCTLAVVKDFITRKLKEESEQIAKDQTLIKKYREDTERMRREIEQLKTSAKVFQPTKCHSCTNPIDLPAIHFLCGHSYHQGCLEVAESETECPLCVEKNREILDLIRAQEQTSSLHEEFHTELERKKTDAFSVVADYFGRGVFNKVTLLTDAPTSVSPLPAAVDLPRNIVLTTSGKF; encoded by the exons ATGGCGCTAGTGAAA TGGCGAAATTACGGGTTCTTCGACAAGGAACTTGTAAAGAATCCGAACGATGACGCCGCTTCTGACGTTCTAAAg GACATTAACGTGACCGTATGCGCCAGCGGACGCGGGCAAATGATCTTCGGAG ATTCGGACGGATTGGTTTACTTGCTCCATCGCGATTTGTCTGTGACGTCGTATCGGGCCTATCAGTGTCGCGTCTCTCATCTCGTTCAGCTGAAACAGCAGAACGTCATCGTGAGCATTGGC GAGGACGACGAGAGGGGTCACATTGTGAAAATTTGGAATGTGGAAAAa TCTACGAAAGCAGGAGATCCTCTCCTAAGTCGTCAAATTCCTCTTTCGTCAGATACCAGACCAGccaag CCTTCTGTTATTGCTGCCTATGAGGGCGATCATCACTCCCATTTAGCTATTGGCTTTCTTGATGGTCACGTGATCCTATTCAAAGATATTCTCAAGGAAAA tcgtttctttcgcgGCACTCAATCCCAGCAACTTCACCAGGACAAAGAAATTGTATCAG GCGTTGCTTTTCATTCTTTGAAAGGCGGCCAGGTTGTTTTATATGTAGCAACTAGTAGCGGAGTCTACTCTTACTACATTAgcagaggaagaagaaac GTTCTAGATGAAATTGGATGCGATATCGGTCATTGCGTGTtgagcgacgaatcgtccAATTGTCAATTCGTCATCGGAAGAAACGAA GCTGTTCActtttatgacgtcgaagacaaGGGTCCTTGTTTTGGACTAGAAG GTGGCAAGAGCATTTTGCACTGGTTCAAATCCTTTCTCATAATTGTCTACTTGGATACAAGACAGAGGGGTCCAAg TGGCAAAACAGTTCACCAATTAACAATTTACGACATTCGAAACAAATATGTAGCATATAGTGCTCCATTCCCGGATGTCCAAGCTGTTTTGAGCGAATGGGGAGCACTCTATGTCATCAGTGGACAAGATAGAAAA TTGTTTCGTTTGGAAGAGAAATCTGTCAATAACAAGTTGGAAATACTGTttaagaaaaatcaatacgaAATGGCAATTAA TCTAGCGAGAAATCAACGCTATGACGTGGATGGCCTTGTTGATATTTTCCGGCAATACGGAGACCATCTATACAC TAAGGGAGACCACGACGGTGCCATAAAACAATACGTTAAAACAATAGAACACTTGGAACCGTCATACGTCATAAGACGA TTTCTTGATGCCCAGAGAATTCACAATCTCACCACTTATCTTGAG GCGTTGCATGAAAAATCCTTGGCAACGACCGATCACACAACGTTGCTTTTGAATTGCTACACGAAACTGAAAAACGTAGACAAAATGGACGGATTCATCAAA ACTGATAAAGGATTcagtttcgacgtcgaaacagcGATTAAG GTGTGTCGCCAAGCCGGCGATCAATATTACGACTACGCTCTATTTCTCGCCGAGAAAAACTCCCAACACGACTG GTACATGAGAATTGAAATTGAGGATGTGAGGAACTacgaacgcgcgctagcatACATAGCCCGTCTCGGTTTCACAGat GCGGAAGTCAATTTAAAAAAGTATGGCAAAGCGTTAGTGAATGAAAGAcccggcgaaacgacgacccTTCTAAAACGACTTTGTACGGGCGCCTGGCAACGGTTTCCAGTCGATCGCGTTCTCAAAGCTAAGCCAGAGGAATTTATTCACATTTACgtgcagaagaaagaaaagctcATGGAATTTCTTGAGCACATGATCAGA GCCGAGCCAGATAGTTCTCCCCTCGTTTATAACACGTTACTTGAGCTGTATTTACATCGAGAAAAAACCGGCAAACCG GAGGCTCCTAAGGAACGTGAAAGGCGAGCAGAGCGCGCGCTAGAATTGCTAAAGAGTCCCAAT GCAACGTTTAATATCCAACAGGCGCTTATCTTAGCTCAGATGCATGATTTTCGAGCAGGCATTCTACATTTGTACGAAAAAGCTAGGCT ATATCGTCAGATTTTGCAATATCACATGGAGCAGGATGAATATCAAAACGTAATTGCAACATGCCAGCAACATGG TACGAAAGAGCCCAATCTTTGGATATTGGCTCTTTCGTATTTTGCACGCAAAGAGGAGGATTGCAAAGATTACATTGCAGACGTGCTGGCCC ATATTGAAAAGCGCGGACTCCTTCCACCTCTCATGGTCGTACAAACGCTGGCGCACAATTCAACGTGCACTCTCGCCGTTGTAAAAGATTTTATTACGCGAAAATTAAAGGAGGAAAGTGAGCAAATTGCTAAG GACCAGACATTGATCAAGAAATATCGCGAAGATACGGAGAGAATGAGACGAGAAATAGAACAACTCAAAACAAG TGCCAAAGTGTTTCAACCAACCAAATGTCATTCATGTACAAATCCCATAGACTTGCCAGCAATTCATTTCCTCTGCGGACACAGTTATCATCAGGG GTGTTTAGAAGTAGCTGAAAGTGAAACAGAATGCCCCCTTTGCGTTGAGAAAAACAG GGAAATTTTGGATTTGATTCGTGCTCAAGAACAGACGTCTAGTCTCCACGAAGAATTCCACACAGAA ttggaaagaaagaaaacggacGCCTTTTCAGTTGTAGCAGACTACTTTGGCCGCGGAGTCTTCAACAAA GTAACCCTTCTTACGGACGCTCCAACTTCCGTCAGTCCACTTCCGGCAGCAGTGGACCTCCCAAGAAACATCGTCTTGACAACAAGTGGCAAATTTTGA
- the LOC136197996 gene encoding dual specificity tyrosine-phosphorylation-regulated kinase 4-like: MTGGSESQKRRSEASATHEETPTTTATTLLPPLKPPPSSVVVKKQKRLSSNLAVFAGSSDGGGVRPPPPPSLQLKPLSTSTKGPPIYQQPRIGPEPLPDLATVAGAETKESSSFVDDPPTSWKGEVKKGGVASTKQGSDTTNDVRYSMEQDDLPKPINAAVALRHYKGSMSNFERSEVIEFNEIWFLGLEAKKVRAHRGASNNHGFDDESGNYTCILHDHLVYRYEVLEVLGKGSFGQVVKALDHKTNELVAIKIIRNKRRFHKQALVEVSILQALKMRDREGRYNIIHITEYFYHRNHLCIVFNLMTMNLYDLIRKNNFQGFSLSHVRKIGYAVLQCLKLLHRERIIHCDLKPENIMLKHRGKGFIKVIDFGSSCYEYQKVYTYIQSRFYRAPEIILGLPYNVAIDMWSFGCILAELYTGSPLFPGEDEVEQLACIMQICGYPPAHLLEGAHRRKIFFDSRGAIRSITNSKGIKRPTASVDLTEALRTDSALFVDFIRRCLVWDSSQRMTPVEALEHEWIREGMRKVERPALTTSTSLDGGNGTMPLPPLKNAGTSYPRRSRAIEASESGGESLVKESKGEVAMSGDKGGGGGGGGLSGSGGKFLPKIRNH, from the exons ATGACCGGTGGCTCCGAGAGTCAAAAAAG ACGCTCGGAGGCGTCCGCAACGCACGAAGAGACGccaacgacaacggcgacgacactTCTTCCACCGCTCAAGCCGCCTCcatcgagcgtcgtcgtaaAAAAACAGAAG CGCTTGAGTTCTAATTTGGCTGTTTTTGCCGGATCGTCggatggcggcggcgttcgtccCCCGCCGCCTCCTTCTCTTCAATTGAAAccgctttcgacgtcgacaaaggGGCCCCCCATTTATCAACAACCC CGAATCGGTCCCGAACCGTTACCCGATCTCGCAaccgtcgccggcgccgaaacgaaagaatcgtcgtcgttcgtcgacgatccgcCCACTTCTTGGAAGGGGGAAGTGaaaaaagggggcgtggcgtcgacgaaacaaGGAAGCGACACCACGAA TGACGTGCGCTATTCTATGGAACAGGATGATCTTCCCAAGCCAATCAACGCCGCCG TCGCTTTACGTCACTATAAGGGTTCCATGTCTAATTTTGAACGCAGCGAAGTGATTGAATTCAACGAGATCTGGTTTCTCGGATTGGAAGCCAAAAAAGTGAGAGCTCATCGAGGAGCGTCCAATAACCATG GGTTTGATGATGAAAGTGGAAATTACACGTGCATTTTACACGATCATCTTGTCTATCGTTACGAAGTATTAGAAGTTCTTGGAAAGGGTTCCTTTGGGCAAGTTGTCAAGGCACTCGATCACAAAACCAACGAATTGGTTGCTATCAAAATCATTCGAAACAAAAGAAg ATTTCATAAGCAAGCTTTGGTTGAAGTTTCTATTCTTCAGGCTTTGAAAATGAGG GATCGCGAAGGCCGTTATAATATTATTCACATTACGGAATATTTCTATCATCGAAATCATTTGTGCATAGTTTTcaatttgatgac TATGAATTTATATGACTTGATacgaaaaaacaattttcaAGGCTTCAGCTTATCACACGTCagaaa aATTGGCTATGCAGTTTTGCAATGTCTGAAACTGCTTCATCGCGAGCGAATTATTCACTGCGATCTAAAACCG GAAAATATCATGCTGAAGCATCGAGGCAAAGGCTTCATCAAAGTCATTGATTTTGGTTCGAGTTGCTACGAATATCAAAAAg TGTACACGTACATACAGAGTCGATTTTATAGAGCTCCCGAAATTATTTTGG GTTTGCCCTATAATGTGGCTATTGACATGTGGAGTTTTGGCTGCATACTTGCAGAACTGTACACAg GATCTCCCTTGTTTCCTGGCGAGGATGAAGTAGAACAACTTGCATGTATCATGCAG ATTTGTGGCTATCCGCCCGCTCACTTATTAGAAGGCGCTCATCGAAGAAAAATCTTCTTTG ATTCTCGAGGTGCCATACGTTCCATAACAAACTCCAAAGGAATTAAAAGACCCACGGCTTCAGTCGATTTGACGGAAGCCTTGCGAACAGATAGCGCTCTATTTGTCGACTTCATTCGACGATGTTTAGT GTGGGATTCCTCGCAGAGAATGACCCCAGTAGAAGCGCTAGAACACGAGTGGATACGAGAA GGTATGCGTAAAGTGGAGCGTCCCGCTCTGACGACGTCAACATCACTCGATGGCGGAAACGGCACGATGCCGTTGCCACCGTTAAAAAATGCCGGGACGTCGTATCCAAGGCGATCTCGTGCCATCGAGGCATCGGAATCAGGGGGAGAATCATTGGTGAAGGAAAGCAAAGGGGAAGTTGCAATGAGTGGAGACAaaggaggagggggagggggaggaggatTAAGTGGAAGCGGTGGAAAATTTTTGCCGAAAATTAGAAATCATTAG
- the LOC136198000 gene encoding MKRN2 opposite strand protein-like: MNDLMCFRHCSVDKSIFYLATRPISSSSVCPLCKRALRESHFIVPPFRIASPLTKNAVGIPHSLTIKPSSKSFVDYCHGDDLHVGVSDSRGRIHHYDEFGLHCDSNPETTFWTDCLLIQNKISQLTNIEECIQSDEWTQARYEPDTLNCYDFVVSVVNESEKSRVWTKENFCREILLPHTSRVGKFLLIFRRALNDILAVV; this comes from the exons ATGAACGATTTGATGTGCTTTCGGCACTGTAGCGTCGACAAGTCGATATTTTATCTGGCAACTAGGCCTATCAGCTCTTCGAGCGTTTGCCCACTTTGCAAGCGAGCGCTACGAGAAAGCCATTTCATCGTTCCCCCTTTTCGCATCGCTTCTCCTCTAACAAAAAACGCGGTTGGAATTCCGCACAGTTTGACTATAAAACCGAGTTCGAAGTCGTTCGT agactatTGTCATGGAGACGATCTTCACGTGGGCGTGTCTGATTCTCGAGGTCGAATTCATCACTATGATGAATTCGGTCTTCATTGCGATAGCAATCCAGAAACGACATTCTGGACTGACTGTCTGCTTatacaaaacaaaatttcacAATTGACTAATATTGAGGAATGCATTCAATCAGACGAGTGGACCCAAGCAAG ATACGAACCTGATACTTTGAACTGCTATGATTTTGTCGTAAGTGTTGTCAATGAGTCAGAAAAAAGTAGAGTGTggacaaaagaaaatttttgtCGAGAAATCTTGCTACCCCATACGAGTCGCGTAGGAaaatttcttctcatttttaGACGCGCGCTGAATGATATCTTAGCAGTtgtataa
- the LOC136198003 gene encoding uncharacterized protein: MDELQGAFDAITNAFSSRNSAFESRLKEIGSELARVKDQKDGLNEEVRRLRDERDKMTKKNVELARRLASLKNKKETREQELEFVIQFLTKRLKGICEVISMEPAILADCKKEVKEAEKSISIATSPTKEAPPLKLTRSSRSHIRYAATSGKENVIPPSPVPDTESQFPVDLTLPLPDSPVIIPGRCSNSATARLPDKKQPSQTKRRRSSSMYIAPTPRKKKQEEIEGYCHGNPALTNQNLDESLLLFSEEEDVTAPLPAPAEIDVIKRLKEKTIGNELGYKFQAVVRKKNIRERLEGRTCANCEKWINQWDDAKRGTYLKSTCRHKYLHSPAKTPPHFYSLRIPDTQECQEEGYLHVIDDDDDDDVTDDVKRLKRVQSLPRSGGEDMGKVAKSSSTRATRIF; the protein is encoded by the exons ATGGACGAACTACAGGGAGCTTTTGATGCCATTACGAATGCATTTAGTAGTCGAAATAGCG CGTTCGAGAGTCGTTTGAAAGAAATTGGAAGCGAGCTTGCGCGCGTGAAGGATCAAAAAGACGGTCTAAATGAAGAAGTTAGGAG ACTGCGTGACGAAAGGGATaaaatgacgaagaaaaacgtcgaattggCACGAAGACTCGCTAG cctaaaaaacaagaagGAGACTCGCGAACAGGAACTAGAATTTGTCATCCAATTTCTAACAAAAAGACTAAAAG GAATTTGTGAAGTGATATCAATGGAACCAGCGATTCTTGCTGATTGTAAAAAGGAAGTGAAAGAAGccgaaaaatcaatttccaTAGCAACGTCCCCCACAAAAGAGGCCCCGCCCCTCAAATTAACACGTTCCTCTCGCTCTCACATTCGCTATGCTGCTACATCcgggaaagaaaacgtcattcCACCCTCTCCCGTCCCGGATACAGAATCTCAATTTCCTGTCGACTTAACGCTCCCACTCCCGGATTCACCCGTCATAATTCCCGGACGTTGCAGCAATTCCGCTACGGCGAGACTCCCGGATAAGAAACAACCGTCGCAaacaaaaagacgaagatcCTCTTCGATGTACATCGCTCCGACGccgcgaaaaaagaaacaggaGGAAATTGAGGGTTATTGTCATGGCAACCCGGCTTTGACCAATCAGAATTTAGACGAAAGTCTATTGCTTTTTtctgaagaggaagacgtgaCTGCGCCACTTCCGGCTCCGGcggaaattgacgtcataaaaag ATTAAAAGAGAAAACCATTGGAAACGAACTCGGATATAAATTTCAAGCCGttgtaagaaaaaagaacataCGGGAACGACTGGAAGGTCGTACCTGTGCCAACTGtgaaaag TGGATCAATCAATGGGACGACGCCAAACGCGGCACTTATTTGAAATCAACGTGTAGACACAAGTATCTCCACAGCCCAGCGAAAACGCCGCCTCATTTCTATTCCCTACGCATTCCTGACACACAAGAATGTCAAGAGGAAGGATATCTACACGTcattgatgatgatgatgatgatgacgtcactgatgacgtcaaacggtTGAAACGAGTGCAATCTTTACCGCGAAGTGGGGGAGAAGATATGGGAAAAGTAGCAAAGAGTAGTAGTACAAGAGCAACGAggattttttag
- the LOC136197716 gene encoding N-acetylglucosaminyl-phosphatidylinositol de-N-acetylase-like: MSIALAVVILTGFVVYALLLAAIARLRASAHEMFRRSAGNDSNRPVVFITAHPDDESYFFAPTVLAVRHRPVHVFCISNGNFRGVGRVREKEFETACNLLGVQGSILNHKDFQDDFHSYWNAENLADEISKYLSKLRPALVITFDERGASQHPNHISTYKAVQLLVMQNRLPNCTVLKLDSVHSIRKYTGAFDVLFSRSDIQVVSTWSQFRLAQKAYLTYKSQLAFYSLAYIWTCRFMIFNTFTVLQNEDRRN; this comes from the exons ATGTCGATTGCTCTCGCTGTCGTCATTTTGACTGGGTTCGTCGTATACGCTCTCCTATTGGCTGCGATTGCGCGACTGCGCGCGTCTGCGCACGAAATGTTTCGCCGCAGCGCGGGAAACGATAGTAATCGGCCTGTCGTCTTCATTACCGCGCATCCGGACGACGAATCATATTTCTTCGCGCCAACCGTGCTCGCTGTCCGTCATCGGCCCGTGCACGTGTTCTGCATTTCTAATG GAAATTTTCGAGGAGTGGGACGTGTAAGGGAAAAAGAATTCGAGACTGCGTGCAATTTATTAGGAGTTCAAGGATCGATTCTTAATCATAA AGATTttcaagacgattttcacAGTTATTGGAATGCTGAAAATCTAGCTGATGAAATAAGCAAATATTTGTCGAAACTCCGTCCAGCACTT gttATTACATTTGATGAAAGAGGGGCATCTCAACATCCCAATCATATCAGCACATACAAGGCTGTGCA gCTTTTAGTCATGCAAAATCGTCTACCCAACTGCACCGTTCTGAAACTCGACTCTGTGCACAGTATCCGAAAATACACGGGGGCTTTTGATGTTTTATTTTCTCGTAGCGATATTCAAGTCGTTTCAACTTGGAGCCAATTTCGCTTGGCTCAAAAAGCCTATTTAACATATAAAAGCCAATTGGCCTTTTATAGTCTAGCCTACATATGGACGTGCAGATTCATGATTTTTAATACGTTTACAGTATTGCAGAATGAAGACagaagaaattaa
- the LOC136197694 gene encoding protein arginine N-methyltransferase 1-like produces MEMAVSSEAEAVAIATNKPADEMTSADYYFDSYAHYGIHEEMLKDEVRTLTYRDSIYQNKHLFRGKVVLDVGCGTGILSLFCAKAGASKVYGIDCSSIIDHAKEIVRVNKMENVITLIRGKVEEVELPVEKVDIIISEWMGYCLFYETMLPTVLYARDKWLVEGGLLFPDKASLFIAAIEDRSYKDEKINWWDTVYGFDMSPIRNVALTEPLVDVVDGRQVCSTANLLKEFNINTVKVEDLSFSAPFEIFLRRQDYVDAFVVWFNVQFTPCHKKTGFSTAPEARYTHWKQTVFYLDEYLTAKKGEAVRGLFSMKPNSRNKRDLDFEIEYEFHGEIVQETGKQVYQMK; encoded by the exons atggaAATGGCCGTTTCTTCTGAAGCG GAAGCCGTTGCTATTGCGACGAACAAGCCGGCGGACGAAATGACGAGCGCCGATTATTATTTCGATTCGTACGCCCACTACG GAATCCACGAG GAAATGCTCAAAGACGAAGTGCGCACGCTAACGTACAGAGACTCAATCTATCAGAACAAACATCTCTTCCGCGGAAAAGTCGTTTTGGACGTCGGCTGTGGTACGGGAATTCTCAGTCTCTTCTGCGCCAAAGCGGGAGCTTCCAAAGTCTATGgg attGATTGTTCTAGTATTATTGATCACGCTAAGGAAATCGTTCGCGTCAATAAAATGGAGAACG TGATTACGTTGATTCGCGGAAAagttgaagaagtcgaacttCCGGTTGAGAAAGTGGACATAATTATTAGCGAATGGATGGGATATTGTCTCTTCTATGAGACGATGCTTCCAACCGTTTTATATGCGAGAGACAAATGGCTG GTGGAAGGCGGACTTCTCTTTCCAGACAAAGCGTCTCTCTTCATCGCAGCAATCGAAGATCGTAGCtacaaagacgaaaaaatcaact GGTGGGATACTGTATACGGATTCGACATGAGTCCAATACGAAATGTCGCTTTAACGGAGCctcttgtcgacgtcgtcgacggaagaCAAGTTTGTTCAACAGCCAATCTCCTCAAg GAATTTAATATCAATACAGTTAAAGTGGAAGATTTGTCGTTTTCCGCTCCCTTTGAGATTTTTTTGCGTCGACAAGATTACGTTGACGCCTTTGTGGTTTGGTTCAATGTCCAATTCACGCCCTGTCACAAGAAGACGGGATTTTCAACGG CTCCTGAGGCTCGTTACACTCACTGGAAACAGACTGTCTTCTATTTGGATGAATATTTGACTGCGAAAAAAGGTGAGGCGGTGCGAGGATTGTTTTCAATGAAACCCAATAGCAGAAACAAA cGTGATTTggattttgaaattgagTACGAATTTCACGGCGAAATTGTGCAGGAAACTGGCAAACAGGTTTACCAAATGAAATAG